The Nostoc cf. commune SO-36 genomic sequence ATTCAGGAGTCAGAATTCAGGAGTCAGAATTCAGGAGTCAAAATTCAGAAGTTAAATAACAAATGACTAATGACCGATGACAAATGACAAATAAATTTACTGTAATTTGAAGTGCGATAATACTAATGTATGATTTTGCGATTATAGGTGGGGGAATAGTTGGACTCTCGACAGCGTTAGCTTTAGGAAAACGCTATCCCAATGCCCGTATTTTAGTACTAGAAAAAGAGAGCCAATGGGCATTTCACCAAACGGGGAATAATAGCGGGGTAATTCATTCTGGTATTTACTACAAGCCAGGAAGTTTCAAAGCTAAATTTTGTCGTGATGGTTCTCGCTCGATGGTAGAGTTCTGTCAAGAGCATGATATTGAACATGAAGTTTGTGGTAAGGTAATTGTCGCAACTGAAGCACAAGAACTACCACGCTTAGAAAATCTTTACCAACGCGGCTTAGACAACGGCATAGAAGTCCAGAGAATCAGCCCGGAAGAAGTCAAAGAAATTGAACCTCATGTAAGGTGCGTAGGTGGAATTCGGGTATTCTCAACTGGTATTGTTAATTACAAGCAAGTTTGTTTGAAATATGCCCAGCTAATTCAACAGCAGGGTGGGGATTTACACCTAAATACAAAAGTTCTGAAAATCTCTCCAAGCGGTAAAAATCAGGTACTGCAAACAAACAAGGGTAGCTTTGAAACCCGCTTTGTAATTAATTGTACTGGATTGCATAGCGATCGCACCGCCAAACTAGGTCAAGTTGAACCCCAAGCCAAAATTGTCCCATTCCGGGGAGAATATTACGAACTCACCCCAGAAAAACGCTATCTGGTCAAAACACTAATTTATCCAGTACCCAATCCAGATTTCCCCTTTCTGGGTGTCCACTTTACCCGGATGATTGATGGTAGCGTCCATGCAGGGCCAAACGCGGTTCTATCACTCAAACGCGAAGGTTACAAAAAAACCGACTTTGACTTACGCGATTTTCTGGAAGTCATCACCTATCCTGGTTTTTGGAAATTGGCAGCCAAACACGCTGATGAAGGCATCCAAGAAATCATTCGTTCCTTTAGCAAAGCAGCCTTCACCAGAAGTTTGCAAAAACTAATTCCCGAAGTCCAAGCAGAAGATTTAGTTCCCACCCATGCAGGAGTGCGCGCTCAAGCCTTAATGAACGATGGCAAGCTTGTAGACGACTTTTTGATTGTTTCTGGTCAAAACTCCATTCATGTTTGCAATGCTCCTTCAC encodes the following:
- the lhgO gene encoding L-2-hydroxyglutarate oxidase; translation: MYDFAIIGGGIVGLSTALALGKRYPNARILVLEKESQWAFHQTGNNSGVIHSGIYYKPGSFKAKFCRDGSRSMVEFCQEHDIEHEVCGKVIVATEAQELPRLENLYQRGLDNGIEVQRISPEEVKEIEPHVRCVGGIRVFSTGIVNYKQVCLKYAQLIQQQGGDLHLNTKVLKISPSGKNQVLQTNKGSFETRFVINCTGLHSDRTAKLGQVEPQAKIVPFRGEYYELTPEKRYLVKTLIYPVPNPDFPFLGVHFTRMIDGSVHAGPNAVLSLKREGYKKTDFDLRDFLEVITYPGFWKLAAKHADEGIQEIIRSFSKAAFTRSLQKLIPEVQAEDLVPTHAGVRAQALMNDGKLVDDFLIVSGQNSIHVCNAPSPAATSSLEIGKALVTQIPQLSHLDSAVTA